From the genome of Canis lupus baileyi chromosome 4, mCanLup2.hap1, whole genome shotgun sequence:
TTTTCCTTCAAGTTCTTTAATATGTTTATAATACCTTCTTTGGGATCTTTGtttacaaaatacagcatttGTACCTATGTAGAATCACCTTATATTGACTGATTTTATTCCTTAGTTTAGGCCAcagttttctgtttctctatATGTCTGGTAATTTTTGGTTGAAAACTCTACATTGTAGATGATGATCTACTGTAGTCTGGATTTTTCTGGTCCTtctgagggtttttgttttgtcttagagGCATCTAACTTTCTTGGGCTTAAACTGTGACATCTGTCTCTCCCACAGAGTGTCATTGCTGATGCCtctgtttagtttttatttgtgtgttgAAGTCTGGCTCTCTAAGAGACTCCTCTTCACCTGGATAAAGTAGAGGTGAGCTAATGATTTGGACAGAGGTGGTATTAGACATCAAAAGGCAGTTGTGGCTTTCACTCTTTGCTGCCTGAGTTGCACATATGTCAGAACACTTTAAAGGTATAAAAAATTTGCAAGACTTTCTAAACTTCCAATCACTGCTGGACTCTATAGAATATCTTTGCACAAATATTTTAGTGGTCAGGTGGGGGTATAGGAAGAGTTTATTATTTCAACCTTTCAatgacttttttgttttcaaattcctGTTAAGTTTCTAGCTGCTCTACTAAATAGCATTAAGCTGTAACCTGTGGATTAGGTTACAGGATGGGAGATGAGAAAACCCTAGGAAAGAATGCCACAAGCTCCCCATTCTTACCTAATCAAGTAGAAATGTTTGGTGAGTAAGCACTTTTCAGCTTATTACCTCTCATTGGTAGTTTTTCAGTGCCCTAAATtagttgtgtgattttttttaaaaaaagattttatttatttattcatgagataggcagagggagaagcaggctccccaaaaggatcccgatgtgggacttgatcctggaccccaggatcacaccttaagccaaaggcggatgctcaaccgctgggccacccaggtgtccctgttttgttttggtttttaatctttttttgttttgttttttgggggaggaaaATTCAACTACTTCATGCCACCACTATCAGAAGTAATGTCCATCTTTAATTACTCATGTGATAAGTATACATGTTTCAAATGGCCTTTTGCCCTCCCAATTCTCTGTCTGTTGGACCATCATGTATCATCCATTTGGTTTTACCTCTTTTGCCCTCTACTAGGTCTTTTTATCTgtgtgatcttatttattttttattctttcagagaGGGAGAATAGACTCGAAAATCCTCAACTGGATATGCTTGGAGGTGTTTCCTTCCATAAGGAGATATTGGAAAGTGTAACAAGAGATCGTTCATTGTACTCCATTTTTAAGGTCTGGCAGGATGATGACCAGGTGGAGAGAGATCAGGAAAATCAAAACAGACTTCTCAGGCAAGTCATGgccatcaaaaataaaacagttgttGAAGAGTCTGGCTATTCATTTAGGGCATTAGGAAAACTATTTCATGACTACACAGACCTAGATGCTTCAAAACAAAGACTGTGTAAGTGTAAATGTAACTCATTTGAAAAGAGCTTGGAACCTAATATAAAGTTATTTCATTGTACTAGGGGTTATGCAAGAAAAAACACTGATGAGAATTTTGGATGTGGGAGTACacttatttcttcctattctaaacatgaaaaaaatcagaatggggTGAAACACTGTGAAGGTAGTCAATGTGGAAAAATTATCAGCAATAAACAATCTCTTATTCAATATGTGAATGATGAAACTGGAGAGAAGACCTGTGTATGCATTGAATGTggaaaatcttttctaaaaaagtcACAACTCCTAATACATCAacgaattcatactggagagaaaccatatgattgtggtgcatgtgggaaagccttcagtgaGAAGTCACATCTCATTGTACATCAGAGAACTCATACTGgggagaaaccttatgaatgttcTGAATGTGGAAAAGCTTTCTCTCAGAAATCATCCCTCATTATACATCAGAGAGTTCACTctggagaaaaaccatatgaatGTAGTGACTGTGGGAAAGCCTTCTCCCAGAAGTCACCCCTCATTatacatcagagaattcacactggagagaaaccttatgaatgtaatcaatgtgggaaggccttctcCCAGAAGTCACAGCTGGTTATACATCACAGAGCTCATACTGGAGAGAAGCCATATGAATGTactgaatgtgggaaagccttctgTGAGAAGTCCCACCTCATTATACATAAAAGAATTCACACTGGggagaaaccttacaaatgtgcTCAGTGTGAGGAAGCCTTCAGCAGAAAGTCCGAACTCATTATACATCAGATAATTCATACTGgggagaaaccttatgaatgtacTGAATGTGGGAAGACCTTCTCCCGGAAGTCACAGCTCATCATACATCAGAGAAcgcatactggagagaaaccttataaatgcagtgaatgtggaaagGCCTTCTGTCAGCAGTCACACCTCATTggacatcagagaattcacacaggAGAAAAACCTTATGTATGtagtgaatgtggaaaagccttctcTCAGAAGTCCCACCTCCCAGGGCATCAGCGCattcatacaggagagaaaccatatgTATGTGCTGAATGTGGAAAGGCCTTTTCCCAGAAGTCAGACCTTGTTGTACATCGGAGAATTCATACTGGGGAGAAACCCTATCGGTGTACTGTATGTGGGAAAGCATTCATTCAGAAGTCACAAC
Proteins encoded in this window:
- the ZNF300 gene encoding zinc finger protein 300 isoform X1 yields the protein MAPGDIVCLSVLIPCTSALLEEKQKMTKSHGPLSFEDVAVAFTKEEWQQLDPAQRTLYRDVMLENFSHLVSLGHPVSKPDVISKLEQGEEPWIIKRDIPNWIYPERENRLENPQLDMLGGVSFHKEILESVTRDRSLYSIFKVWQDDDQVERDQENQNRLLRQVMAIKNKTVVEESGYSFRALGKLFHDYTDLDASKQRLCKCKCNSFEKSLEPNIKLFHCTRGYARKNTDENFGCGSTLISSYSKHEKNQNGVKHCEGSQCGKIISNKQSLIQYVNDETGEKTCVCIECGKSFLKKSQLLIHQRIHTGEKPYDCGACGKAFSEKSHLIVHQRTHTGEKPYECSECGKAFSQKSSLIIHQRVHSGEKPYECSDCGKAFSQKSPLIIHQRIHTGEKPYECNQCGKAFSQKSQLVIHHRAHTGEKPYECTECGKAFCEKSHLIIHKRIHTGEKPYKCAQCEEAFSRKSELIIHQIIHTGEKPYECTECGKTFSRKSQLIIHQRTHTGEKPYKCSECGKAFCQQSHLIGHQRIHTGEKPYVCSECGKAFSQKSHLPGHQRIHTGEKPYVCAECGKAFSQKSDLVVHRRIHTGEKPYRCTVCGKAFIQKSQLTVHQRIHTVVKS
- the ZNF300 gene encoding zinc finger protein 300 isoform X4 — its product is MAPGDIVCLSVLIPCTSALLEEKQKMTKSHGPLSFEDVAVAFTKEEWQQLDPAQRTLYRDVMLENFSHLVSLGHPVSKPDVISKLEQGEEPWIIKRDIPNWIYPERENRLENPQLDMLGGVSFHKEILESVTRDRSLYSIFKVWQDDDQVERDQENQNRLLRQVMAIKNKTVVEESGYSFRALGKLFHDYTDLDASKQRLCKCKCNSFEKSLEPNIKLFHCTRGYARKNTDENFGCGSTLISSYSKHEKNQNGVKHCEGSQCGKIISNKQSLIQYVNDETGEKTCVCIECGKSFLKKSQLLIHQRIHTGEKPYDCGACGKAFSEKSHLIVHQRTHTGEKPYECSECGKAFSQKSSLIIHQRVHSGEKPYECSDCGKAFSQKSPLIIHQRIHTGEKPYECNQCGKAFSQKSQLVIHHRAHTGEKPYECTECGKAFCEKSHLIIHKRIHTGEKPYKCAQCEEAFSRKSELIIHQIIHTGEKPYECTECGKTFSRKSQLIIHQRTHTGEKPYKCSECGKAFCQQSHLIGHQRIHTGEKPYVCSECGKAFSQKSHLPGHQRIHTGEKPYVCAECGKAFSQKSDLVVHRRIHTGEKPYRCTVCGKAFIQKSQLTVHQRIHTVEKTCVCITCGKAFAKKSQLIVHQRIHTGKKPYDCGACGKAFSEKFHLIVHQRTHTGEKPYECSECGKAFSQKSSLIIHQRVHTGEKPYECSDCGKAFSQKSPLIIHQRIHTGEKPYECRECGKAFSQKSQLIIHHRAHTGEKPYECTECGKAFCEKSHLIIHKRIHTGEKPYKCAQCEEAFSRKTELITHQLIHTGEKPYECTECGKTFSRKSQLIIHQRTHTGEKPYKCSECGKAFCQKSHLIGHQRIHTGEKPYICSECGKAFSQKSHLPGHQRIHTGEKPYVCAECGKAFSQKSDLVLHQRIHTGERPYRCAVCGKAFIQKSQLTVHQRIHNSGKIIMN
- the ZNF300 gene encoding zinc finger protein 300 isoform X3, whose product is MGDEKTLGKNATSSPFLPNQVEMFERENRLENPQLDMLGGVSFHKEILESVTRDRSLYSIFKVWQDDDQVERDQENQNRLLRQVMAIKNKTVVEESGYSFRALGKLFHDYTDLDASKQRLCKCKCNSFEKSLEPNIKLFHCTRGYARKNTDENFGCGSTLISSYSKHEKNQNGVKHCEGSQCGKIISNKQSLIQYVNDETGEKTCVCIECGKSFLKKSQLLIHQRIHTGEKPYDCGACGKAFSEKSHLIVHQRTHTGEKPYECSECGKAFSQKSSLIIHQRVHSGEKPYECSDCGKAFSQKSPLIIHQRIHTGEKPYECNQCGKAFSQKSQLVIHHRAHTGEKPYECTECGKAFCEKSHLIIHKRIHTGEKPYKCAQCEEAFSRKSELIIHQIIHTGEKPYECTECGKTFSRKSQLIIHQRTHTGEKPYKCSECGKAFCQQSHLIGHQRIHTGEKPYVCSECGKAFSQKSHLPGHQRIHTGEKPYVCAECGKAFSQKSDLVVHRRIHTGEKPYRCTVCGKAFIQKSQLTVHQRIHTVVKS
- the ZNF300 gene encoding zinc finger protein 300 isoform X2 — translated: MLENFSHLVSLGHPVSKPDVISKLEQGEEPWIIKRDIPNWIYPERENRLENPQLDMLGGVSFHKEILESVTRDRSLYSIFKVWQDDDQVERDQENQNRLLRQVMAIKNKTVVEESGYSFRALGKLFHDYTDLDASKQRLCKCKCNSFEKSLEPNIKLFHCTRGYARKNTDENFGCGSTLISSYSKHEKNQNGVKHCEGSQCGKIISNKQSLIQYVNDETGEKTCVCIECGKSFLKKSQLLIHQRIHTGEKPYDCGACGKAFSEKSHLIVHQRTHTGEKPYECSECGKAFSQKSSLIIHQRVHSGEKPYECSDCGKAFSQKSPLIIHQRIHTGEKPYECNQCGKAFSQKSQLVIHHRAHTGEKPYECTECGKAFCEKSHLIIHKRIHTGEKPYKCAQCEEAFSRKSELIIHQIIHTGEKPYECTECGKTFSRKSQLIIHQRTHTGEKPYKCSECGKAFCQQSHLIGHQRIHTGEKPYVCSECGKAFSQKSHLPGHQRIHTGEKPYVCAECGKAFSQKSDLVVHRRIHTGEKPYRCTVCGKAFIQKSQLTVHQRIHTVVKS